In a single window of the bacterium genome:
- a CDS encoding glycosyltransferase, protein MKVIYPKTLILIVNFNPMGSGITVRNLFYNWPKSKLANASLQVIEDRTICDLYYTLHTSQFPIVNRINNDDKEIASQIIDRNSVANGFKKKLLIGFKNFLEQKYIINKIKIDGNLIKWISSHKFDLLYAIPSTAKDIPFLIRLKKLTNLPLAVHIFDDWVEHNRFGYFKIIFKPLLEHDFKKLLKIADLKIAICEDMKIAYEKRYKAQFYYFHNPAHDTANLSSIDKERVPNSIEILFIGTIGEHNIDLFVALGHAIDVLQSEKIKIKLRFFGYISKPFILGVLDTINGLEINKPLDNHQIPEILANSDILLLPLSFSKSQKNYIQYSMPTKVSEYLASGVPILVMAPDKYALTNYAVKGQWAFVVSEINVNKLVTAIKELIFNDKLRAQIVSNAQNEFYSKHRIEGVSESFRDTLSTIIANEYSS, encoded by the coding sequence ATGAAAGTAATTTATCCAAAAACCTTAATATTAATTGTAAATTTCAATCCAATGGGTAGCGGAATAACGGTAAGAAACTTGTTTTATAACTGGCCAAAATCAAAACTAGCAAATGCAAGCCTGCAAGTTATAGAGGATAGGACTATTTGCGATTTATATTATACACTGCATACGAGCCAATTCCCTATCGTTAATAGAATTAATAATGATGACAAAGAAATTGCCAGCCAAATTATCGACCGAAACTCTGTGGCCAACGGATTTAAAAAGAAGCTGCTAATTGGTTTTAAGAATTTTTTAGAGCAAAAATATATTATCAATAAAATCAAAATTGATGGCAATTTAATAAAATGGATTTCTTCGCATAAATTTGATTTACTCTACGCGATCCCCTCAACTGCAAAAGATATTCCATTTTTAATCAGGTTAAAGAAACTGACAAATTTACCATTGGCTGTTCATATTTTTGATGATTGGGTCGAGCACAACCGATTTGGTTATTTTAAAATTATTTTTAAACCCTTATTAGAGCATGACTTTAAAAAGTTGTTAAAGATTGCAGACTTGAAAATTGCAATATGTGAAGACATGAAAATTGCCTATGAAAAGCGTTATAAGGCACAGTTTTATTATTTTCATAATCCTGCTCATGACACAGCAAATTTATCGTCCATTGATAAAGAAAGAGTCCCTAATTCCATTGAGATATTATTTATCGGTACAATAGGTGAGCACAATATTGATTTATTTGTTGCATTAGGGCATGCTATTGATGTATTACAATCTGAGAAAATTAAAATTAAGCTACGATTTTTTGGCTATATTTCCAAGCCGTTCATCCTTGGAGTCCTGGACACCATAAATGGCTTGGAGATAAATAAGCCTCTTGATAATCATCAAATCCCAGAAATACTAGCTAATAGTGATATTTTATTACTTCCTTTATCATTTAGCAAATCACAAAAGAATTATATACAATATTCTATGCCAACCAAGGTTTCAGAATACTTGGCCTCCGGTGTCCCAATATTGGTGATGGCGCCTGATAAATATGCTCTCACAAATTATGCTGTTAAGGGTCAATGGGCTTTTGTTGTGTCTGAAATAAATGTAAATAAATTAGTTACTGCAATAAAGGAATTAATTTTCAATGATAAATTAAGGGCCCAGATTGTTAGCAACGCTCAAAATGAATTTTATTCTAAGCACCGTATTGAGGGTGTTAGCGAATCATTTCGAGATACTCTATCAACAATTATAGCAAATGAATATTCATCATAA